A region from the Paraurantiacibacter namhicola genome encodes:
- a CDS encoding DUF1800 domain-containing protein: MSDITIAWNRFGLGARAGERPPPDLRGWLLDQLDRFDPRPAPIAALPGTAESVAGLTEFLSNRRRARQMGDEDPADKPNDVQRQDLRGMLLGSVTARGLVAVRTDAPFPERLVHFWANHFTVSIAKRQTTALVGPHEFEAIRPNIMGNFRHLLRAAVLHPAMLAYLDQSNSTGPSSQLAQRAGRRNRELGLNENLAREIMELHTLGVNGGYSQEDVTEFARAMTGWTMQGLPRARRAEPIGDGLAWSEFQHEPGTRTVLGRSYAQAGPEQSLAMLDAFAAHPSTARHVATKLARHFAADDPPPEMVARLERAFLDSDGDLPTIYRAMVDSPEAWDGSRPKFRTPWDWTIASFRALGLDDFEPRLLHGTLRELGQPCWAATSPKGYDDIAASWAAPDALIRRVEAAETLAKQAGDIDALALAQALFPRALNDSTATAIRGADNRQQAAALLLASPEMMRR, from the coding sequence ATGTCGGATATAACCATCGCCTGGAACCGTTTCGGCCTCGGAGCCCGCGCCGGGGAACGCCCGCCGCCAGACCTTCGCGGCTGGCTGCTTGACCAGCTGGACCGGTTCGATCCGCGCCCTGCCCCCATCGCTGCCCTGCCCGGCACGGCAGAGAGCGTCGCGGGCCTGACGGAATTCCTCTCCAATCGTCGCCGCGCGCGGCAGATGGGGGACGAGGACCCGGCGGACAAACCCAATGATGTTCAGCGCCAGGACCTGCGCGGCATGCTGCTCGGCAGCGTAACGGCGCGCGGTCTGGTCGCGGTTCGCACGGACGCCCCCTTCCCGGAAAGGCTGGTGCATTTCTGGGCCAATCACTTCACCGTCTCCATCGCCAAGCGGCAGACGACCGCGCTGGTCGGTCCGCATGAATTCGAGGCGATAAGGCCCAATATCATGGGCAATTTTCGTCACCTGTTGCGCGCGGCCGTGCTGCATCCGGCCATGCTCGCCTATCTCGACCAGTCCAATTCCACCGGTCCCAGCAGCCAGCTGGCGCAGCGCGCCGGGCGGCGGAACCGCGAACTTGGCCTGAACGAAAACCTCGCCCGCGAGATCATGGAGCTGCACACGCTGGGCGTGAATGGCGGCTATTCGCAGGAGGATGTGACCGAATTCGCCCGCGCCATGACCGGCTGGACCATGCAGGGATTGCCCCGCGCGCGGCGGGCCGAGCCTATCGGCGACGGGCTTGCATGGTCGGAATTCCAGCACGAGCCGGGCACGCGCACCGTGCTGGGTCGCAGCTATGCGCAAGCCGGTCCGGAACAGTCGCTCGCCATGCTGGACGCATTTGCCGCCCATCCGTCCACGGCGCGGCATGTCGCCACGAAGCTGGCCCGGCATTTTGCCGCCGACGATCCTCCGCCTGAAATGGTCGCTCGGCTGGAGCGCGCCTTCTTGGATAGCGATGGCGACCTGCCCACCATTTACCGCGCCATGGTGGACTCGCCCGAAGCGTGGGACGGCTCGCGGCCGAAATTCCGTACGCCGTGGGACTGGACCATCGCCAGCTTCCGCGCACTGGGGCTGGACGATTTCGAGCCGCGCCTGCTGCATGGCACGCTGCGGGAACTGGGCCAGCCATGCTGGGCTGCCACTTCGCCCAAGGGATATGACGACATCGCCGCCAGCTGGGCAGCGCCCGATGCGCTGATCCGCCGGGTGGAAGCGGCAGAGACGCTGGCGAAGCAAGCCGGTGACATTGATGCGCTGGCACTGGCGCAGGCGCTGTTTCCGCGGGCACTGAATGACAGCACGGCAACGGCGATACGCGGCGCGGATAATCGCCAGCAAGCGGCGGCGCTGCTCCTCGCCTCGCCCGAAATGATGCGGAGATAA
- a CDS encoding DUF1501 domain-containing protein yields MIDRRTLLHSGLWLGSAAAFAPRVALAAEHTEKRFLFVLQRGAADGLDLLAPLGDPELSGLRGPWMGDLEQRQALDGFFALHPMLGTIGAMYAAGEAAFVHAAASSYRERSHFDAQNLIESGGAKPYVQRDGWMNRLVGLMTPGSVRALALAPSIPLALQGPQPTSSYAPTRLRAASENYSERVGAMYAADPLLSRLWDQALQTRAMAGDTQMRNLRDAEKAGALAASLMSGADGARIMMVESDGWDSHQGQPNQIGGAVGRLDSFLSGYRAGMADSWTDTLVIVATEFGRTARINGTNGTDHGTASAAMLLGGAVRGGRVVADWPGLASSSLLEGRDLMPTASLEAVIAGSAAEHFALDPQRAMATLFPGRQAAPMAGLVRG; encoded by the coding sequence ATGATTGACCGGCGCACCCTGCTCCATTCCGGCCTCTGGCTCGGCAGCGCAGCGGCCTTCGCACCGCGCGTCGCGCTGGCGGCTGAGCATACGGAGAAGCGGTTCCTCTTCGTGCTGCAGCGCGGCGCGGCGGACGGGCTGGACCTGCTTGCCCCGCTGGGCGATCCGGAACTGTCCGGCCTGCGCGGGCCATGGATGGGTGATCTGGAACAGCGCCAGGCGCTCGATGGATTTTTCGCACTGCATCCCATGCTCGGGACGATCGGCGCAATGTATGCGGCCGGCGAGGCAGCCTTCGTCCATGCCGCAGCCTCCAGCTACCGCGAGCGGTCGCATTTCGATGCGCAGAACCTGATCGAGAGCGGCGGCGCGAAGCCCTATGTGCAGCGCGATGGCTGGATGAACCGTCTGGTCGGCCTAATGACACCAGGCAGCGTGCGCGCGCTGGCGCTCGCGCCATCGATCCCGCTGGCCCTGCAGGGGCCGCAGCCCACCAGCAGCTATGCCCCCACGCGCCTGCGCGCGGCCTCGGAAAACTACAGCGAACGTGTGGGCGCGATGTATGCCGCCGATCCGCTACTCTCGCGGCTGTGGGACCAGGCATTGCAGACCCGCGCGATGGCGGGCGACACGCAGATGCGAAACCTTCGCGATGCGGAAAAGGCCGGCGCGCTGGCCGCATCGCTGATGTCGGGCGCGGACGGCGCGCGCATCATGATGGTGGAGTCCGACGGGTGGGACAGCCACCAGGGCCAGCCGAACCAGATCGGCGGCGCGGTGGGCCGGCTCGATTCCTTCCTCTCCGGCTACCGAGCCGGCATGGCGGATAGCTGGACCGACACGCTGGTAATCGTCGCCACGGAATTCGGCCGCACGGCGCGCATCAACGGCACCAATGGCACGGACCACGGCACAGCCAGCGCGGCCATGCTGCTGGGCGGCGCGGTGCGCGGCGGGCGCGTGGTGGCGGACTGGCCGGGGCTGGCCTCATCCTCCTTGCTGGAAGGGCGCGACCTCATGCCTACGGCCTCGCTGGAGGCAGTGATCGCCGGCAGCGCGGCGGAGCATTTCGCGCTGGACCCGCAGCGCGCCATGGCCACACTGTTCCCCGGTCGGCAGGCTGCGCCGATGGCAGGCCTGGTCCGCGGCTGA
- a CDS encoding M28 family peptidase — protein MIKTKLALAALSLSLAASPIALSAHEPPANATVEQMADHALEYDKLAWDFVEGITTEVGPRQAGTEAEKRGREWAMAWMRKHGFQNVADEPFEMETWVPGTMHHAEITSPFPQPLVIQPLGGSASTGPEGITAEVVYFETIGDLNAAPEGSLNGKIAYISHSMTPTQDGSQYGFAGPARWVGASIAKQKGAVATVIKSVGTDYHRNPHTGGTRVVENMIPAGALTLPDAANLERMFARADGKPIVMKLVLTPENIGTQVSGNVLGEIVGRDPSLPPILVACHIDSWWNAPGAFDDGAGCGIVAAAALNVAKSGQPLRTIRVLMAGAEEVGLYGSVAYSKAHIDEPIGVGIESDFGADRIWQFQSNFRETNPQLHAMLASSVARFGVAGSSTVATGGADINISRDQKGPIIDLQQDGTRYFDLHHTPDDTLDKIDPVQLRQNVAVWTQVVGILANYPGDIATGE, from the coding sequence TACGACAAGCTGGCTTGGGACTTCGTGGAAGGCATCACCACCGAAGTCGGCCCGCGCCAGGCGGGTACGGAAGCGGAAAAGCGCGGCCGCGAATGGGCGATGGCCTGGATGCGCAAGCACGGCTTCCAGAACGTGGCGGACGAGCCGTTCGAGATGGAAACCTGGGTGCCGGGCACCATGCACCATGCGGAAATCACCAGCCCGTTCCCGCAGCCGCTGGTCATCCAGCCGCTGGGCGGCAGCGCTTCCACCGGCCCAGAAGGCATCACGGCGGAAGTGGTCTATTTCGAGACTATCGGCGATCTGAACGCCGCGCCGGAAGGTAGCCTCAACGGCAAGATCGCTTACATCAGTCACTCCATGACGCCGACGCAGGATGGCTCGCAATACGGCTTTGCCGGCCCCGCGCGCTGGGTGGGTGCAAGCATCGCCAAGCAGAAGGGCGCGGTCGCCACTGTCATCAAGTCCGTCGGCACGGATTATCACCGCAACCCGCACACCGGCGGCACGCGCGTGGTCGAAAACATGATCCCCGCAGGCGCGCTGACGCTGCCTGATGCGGCGAATCTTGAGCGGATGTTTGCGCGCGCCGATGGCAAGCCCATCGTGATGAAGCTGGTGCTGACGCCGGAGAACATCGGCACGCAGGTGAGCGGCAATGTCCTGGGCGAGATCGTGGGCCGTGATCCCTCCCTGCCGCCGATCCTGGTGGCCTGCCATATCGACAGCTGGTGGAACGCCCCGGGCGCCTTCGATGACGGCGCGGGCTGCGGCATCGTGGCCGCTGCTGCGCTGAATGTGGCCAAGTCCGGCCAGCCGCTGCGCACGATCCGCGTACTGATGGCGGGCGCGGAAGAAGTGGGGCTGTACGGCTCCGTCGCCTATTCCAAGGCGCATATCGACGAGCCGATCGGTGTGGGTATCGAAAGCGATTTCGGCGCGGACCGCATCTGGCAATTCCAGAGCAATTTCCGCGAAACCAACCCGCAGCTGCATGCCATGCTGGCAAGCTCCGTCGCGCGTTTCGGTGTTGCAGGTTCCAGCACGGTCGCGACGGGCGGGGCGGACATCAATATATCGCGCGACCAGAAGGGCCCGATCATCGACCTGCAGCAGGATGGCACGCGCTATTTCGACCTGCACCACACGCCGGACGATACGCTGGACAAGATTGATCCCGTGCAACTGCGCCAGAATGTCGCGGTCTGGACCCAAGTGGTCGGCATCCTTGCCAATTACCCCGGCGATATCGCCACGGGCGAGTAG